The DNA region tgtgggccagatctggcctttgggccttgagtttgatacttcTGAATTAAAAACTCTTTCAAGCAGTTGTGTCTTTCCTGGGATTATGCAGAAGCTGCAGAGGGCAGTCACGTAATACTGGAGGATCAGCTATTTTTACAGTTCTAGGCAGTTCTGAAATTCTTGTGTAATCCAAAATAACATCTTAGTATCTAACCCAAAGTTCTTGATAGcaatacttcattcaaattgaatatgCTAGAAACTTTGTTATATTGAAATGTTAAAAACTTGGGTTTATCAGAGATTACCATGCATTGAAGCAAcaatttcattcattcaattaaaCAGAAGGCCTCTATGTCAATACTTAATTTTCCATTTTAGAATTATCCTATACATAGAATTCGACAGCACAAGCTAATCAGCTGTTTCATTATATCACTGCTACTGAGTATGATATCAAATTTTGTCACCCAAGAAATTTTATTATGCCCAATTTTAGTGCTTCTCATTTCAGTATCTCAAAAATTAATATTCTGCATTCTAATCAACCTCAGAGAATATACAACCTGAATGTTTGTGGGAATACAACTAGAAGACTACTTACCTAAATTTAGCATAATGGGATAATGGTCAGGCTTGGTAGTTCCAATGAGATTTCATTATGGTATATATTTCAATATCATCCATGAAGTACCGTATTTAACACTGACACAGAAAACAGTTCGGTGAATAAAAATAACTGAAGTTACTTTCAGTTAGATTTTCTCCCATTCTTTCACAATTCCTTTTCCATGTGTTTAAGAATTGGTGTATTACATTATTTGGAAGTTACTCTGAGTTGCTATGTTTATAGTCACATAAATATGCTTCAAGCAAATTGAATAAGAAAAATGGCAACATTAGTTTTAGCAGTTGCCAAATGTAGCTTTTAATGAGTtcagaaaaaattaaaatgtttttccctCAATGGAGCCTAATAGCTACTGAAGTCACTAAttctaaatacattttatttgaaGCTGAATATTTGTTAAACTGAAATGAaagatattttaatgtattttatcttCATATGAATTGTAACCATTCCTTAATTCTAACTTGCTTAGTTATTGTTTTTGAATGACAGCTCTAATTTTAGATGTGTGTTTTGAATTTTACACATAGACACATTCAAATTAATGCATGCTTTAAACATTTgggtttattatttgtttaaggAGTTAGGAATACACTTTCATAATCAAAAGGCAAATACAATGAGATTGTACAATGACACAAAGACCTTTCCTGATTCCACAGATTTAAATTTAAGACAAATTTCTTAGTGGAATGTTATGACATTAATTTAGCATAGGTTAGACTGGACACTTCCAAAATTGTAGCACAGCTCACTTAGACTGGAGTAGTAGATCTATTCACATGGATTTTGGATAACAATGAGAAGGTACTCCTTATCTGTGGGAGGAGGAAATACAGGATGAAATACAGCAATTTTTATTCCACATTTGATTTCCAATATTCCTTTTCATAATTTATTATGGTCGATACAAATAAAGCCACTGCTTATTCCAGTTTCCCCACAATGGTAAGTAAAACTTCAATTTTCAACACAGTTGTTGTAGTTCAATGATGTATAAACCTAAAAAGCCCAAGAGAAAATCTGTCTAATGTGTTAAAATATCTTCCAAATGTAAACCGTTGCAATAATGTTTAATTATTACAACTGTCTATTAATTGGACAAATCCACCCTGGAACAATTATTCCCATTACGTAACAAGCTGCCTTAGATCAGTTCTTCATCTCGTTCAGTATAGCCACCAGCTGGATTCAGATGCTGCCACAATCCTGACAGATAAAATAAGACTTTGCTGTCTTGATATGTGAACACTTGAAAGCCCTGGCATCAGGCAGCTTATTCTTAAAGTGATCCCCCCTTTAATAATGTATGATTAAACAGACATTTTGTGGCAGGCTtgcagaaatttaaaaaacatcACGAGCCATCAAAGCAACGGCAGGGAAAAAGACAAAAGTTATTACCTGGGGCAACCATAATTTCATGTTTCTTTGATCTAATCCTGAGAAAGGTGAGATCGTTCTGGGGATCAATGTCTCTGACTGTGCTCTTGGCTTTCATGGTGAGTTGATGAAGAAGGCCAGCATACTGAACGGTGGTGGAGTTGTCGAGCGTTGTTCGGATTGGGATCCCTGAGAAAAGGAATATTAGAAATGGCTTTCAAATGA from Thamnophis elegans isolate rThaEle1 chromosome 14, rThaEle1.pri, whole genome shotgun sequence includes:
- the DYNLRB2 gene encoding dynein light chain roadblock-type 2, with product MAEVEETLKRIQGHKGVIGTIVVNAEGIPIRTTLDNSTTVQYAGLLHQLTMKAKSTVRDIDPQNDLTFLRIRSKKHEIMVAPDKEYLLIVIQNPCE